From a single Nostoc edaphicum CCNP1411 genomic region:
- a CDS encoding SDR family oxidoreductase — protein sequence MTSLQNQIILITGASSGIGTACARIFAGVGAKLILAARRLERLQQLADTLNKDFSTEIHLLQLDVRDRSAVESAIATLPPAWSDIDILINNAGLSRGLDKLHEASFQDWEDMIDTNVKGLLYLSRYVVPGMVSRDRGHVVNLGSIAGHQTYPGGNVYCATKAAVRAISEGLKQDLLGTRVRVTSVDPGMVETEFSEVRFHGDTERANKVYQGVTPLTADDVADVIFFCVTRSPHVNINEVVLMPVDQASATLVNRRT from the coding sequence ATGACTTCCCTACAAAATCAAATCATTTTGATCACTGGTGCAAGTAGTGGTATTGGTACTGCTTGTGCAAGAATCTTCGCTGGTGTGGGTGCAAAACTGATTTTAGCGGCACGACGACTGGAACGTTTGCAGCAGCTAGCAGATACTCTCAATAAAGATTTTAGTACTGAAATTCATTTATTACAGTTAGATGTGCGCGATCGCAGCGCTGTTGAATCTGCCATTGCGACTCTACCCCCTGCCTGGTCTGATATCGACATTCTCATTAACAATGCTGGTCTAAGTCGCGGTTTAGACAAGTTACACGAAGCCAGCTTTCAAGACTGGGAAGACATGATTGATACTAACGTTAAGGGTTTACTTTACCTCTCCCGCTATGTTGTTCCTGGAATGGTAAGTCGCGATCGCGGTCATGTGGTAAATTTAGGTTCCATTGCTGGACATCAAACTTATCCCGGTGGTAATGTCTACTGTGCTACCAAAGCTGCTGTCAGAGCAATTTCTGAAGGTTTAAAACAAGACTTGTTGGGAACGCGGGTACGTGTAACTTCCGTTGATCCTGGTATGGTAGAAACAGAATTTAGCGAGGTGCGCTTTCACGGAGATACTGAACGCGCCAATAAAGTCTACCAGGGAGTTACACCTCTAACAGCAGATGATGTGGCTGATGTGATATTTTTCTGCGTGACGCGATCGCCCCATGTCAATATTAATGAAGTTGTGCTGATGCCTGTTGATCAAGCTAGCGCTACCCTGGTTAATCGGCGAACATAA
- a CDS encoding NACHT domain-containing protein, which produces MVKRSLEASVSGIQQAKKAFAHKGWTQDNLAFEVNLKTRQPIWRFFSGRSVDRHIFIEICSVLSLNWREIAANPPEEFSESKELGAAEFLDIDALVQFVRSQRFDKIQHQCGTLQLLDVSRPVRINDIYIDVNILEEIASFQWLEFADLQKFTSKEFEGFGLGEVSQTQMAGITAVQTYSKLRVLGKPGAGKTTFLQHLAIQCNRGRFAANRVAIFVTLRDFADESREAGEINLLNYICKEFLICGISDLSVLETLLLEGRVLLLLDGLDEVLHQESKAVVNEIRRLSEKYQKNMFVVTCRTAAKAFNLRRFTDVEIAPFSQDQIVAFAQKWFTALTKTNIQNKQEQAIEFINKLDLPENLQFRRLAVTPLFLHLACWVFHHQNKFPTQKAAFYKQCLDLLLGKWDETKAVERDEVYEGFLLPQKLKLLSQVASATFEQGNYFFEQRIVEQYISDYICDLPNASTEPEELQLDSEEVLQAIELQHGLLAERVRGIFSFSYLTFQEYLTARKIVASYNLQALGQPLERLVSHITEPRWREIFLLTVAMLRSADFLVLLMKKEVDALVAQDPYLQKFLTWANHKSLATPPQPIAIRAFYFTLARNPHLISHFALVCIFDQDIFLDAALDNLVMKCKYNFADAYACDDALSYALAIAQDAGLHQALQQLKDLLPDPEQSRERVQTWWHRSYPAWMEQLKTAIANHRNIEHHWHFSPQQQQVLQQYYDANQLLIDCLNSNCEITEVVRQEIEASLLLPRKELLEREW; this is translated from the coding sequence ATGGTCAAGCGATCGCTCGAAGCATCAGTTAGCGGAATTCAACAAGCTAAAAAAGCGTTTGCTCATAAGGGGTGGACACAAGACAACTTGGCTTTTGAAGTCAACTTAAAGACTCGCCAACCAATTTGGCGGTTTTTTAGTGGGCGTTCGGTTGACCGTCATATCTTTATAGAAATTTGCTCTGTGTTGTCGTTGAATTGGCGGGAGATTGCGGCTAATCCTCCAGAAGAATTTTCTGAATCAAAAGAACTTGGTGCTGCTGAATTTTTAGATATTGATGCTCTAGTACAATTTGTGCGATCGCAACGCTTTGACAAAATTCAACACCAGTGCGGTACTTTGCAGTTATTAGATGTTAGTCGCCCCGTTAGAATCAACGACATTTACATCGATGTCAACATTTTGGAGGAGATTGCCAGCTTTCAGTGGTTAGAGTTTGCTGACTTGCAAAAGTTTACATCAAAAGAATTCGAGGGCTTTGGTTTAGGTGAAGTATCCCAAACACAAATGGCGGGGATCACGGCAGTTCAAACTTACTCAAAGCTACGGGTGTTGGGTAAACCGGGAGCAGGTAAAACCACTTTTTTACAACATCTGGCGATTCAATGCAACCGAGGGAGATTTGCTGCAAATCGGGTTGCCATTTTTGTCACCTTAAGAGATTTTGCCGATGAGTCTAGAGAAGCAGGAGAGATCAATTTACTCAACTATATTTGCAAAGAATTCCTCATCTGTGGAATTTCAGATTTATCTGTGCTTGAAACTTTGTTGTTGGAGGGCAGAGTATTGCTGTTGCTGGATGGATTAGATGAAGTACTCCATCAAGAGAGCAAGGCTGTTGTCAACGAGATTCGCAGACTCTCTGAAAAGTATCAAAAGAATATGTTTGTCGTCACCTGTCGCACAGCGGCTAAAGCTTTCAACCTTAGACGCTTTACAGATGTTGAAATTGCCCCATTTAGTCAAGACCAAATTGTTGCTTTTGCTCAGAAGTGGTTTACAGCACTTACAAAAACGAACATCCAGAATAAACAAGAACAGGCAATTGAGTTTATTAATAAACTAGATTTACCCGAAAACTTACAATTCCGTAGACTTGCTGTCACTCCCTTGTTTTTGCATCTCGCCTGCTGGGTTTTTCATCACCAGAACAAATTTCCAACCCAAAAAGCTGCGTTTTATAAGCAGTGTTTAGACCTCCTGCTGGGCAAATGGGACGAAACTAAAGCAGTTGAGCGGGATGAAGTGTACGAAGGCTTTTTATTACCACAAAAGCTGAAGTTACTGAGTCAGGTTGCTAGCGCGACATTTGAACAGGGTAATTACTTTTTTGAACAACGCATTGTTGAACAATACATTAGCGATTATATCTGTGATTTACCGAATGCTTCGACGGAACCAGAGGAATTGCAATTAGATAGTGAAGAGGTACTTCAGGCGATAGAGTTACAACATGGATTACTAGCAGAACGAGTGCGGGGAATTTTCTCCTTCTCTTATTTGACGTTTCAAGAATACCTAACTGCTCGAAAAATCGTTGCCAGTTATAATTTACAAGCATTAGGACAACCGTTAGAACGTCTGGTGAGTCATATTACTGAACCCAGGTGGCGCGAAATCTTTTTGTTAACGGTTGCCATGCTGCGGAGTGCAGATTTCTTAGTACTCTTGATGAAGAAAGAAGTTGATGCGCTAGTGGCTCAAGATCCATATTTGCAAAAATTTTTAACTTGGGCAAATCACAAGTCCCTTGCCACTCCCCCCCAGCCTATTGCAATTCGCGCGTTTTACTTCACTTTGGCTCGAAATCCTCACCTGATCTCGCACTTTGCTCTTGTCTGCATCTTCGATCAAGATATTTTTTTGGATGCGGCATTAGATAACCTAGTAATGAAATGCAAATATAATTTTGCCGATGCCTATGCCTGCGACGATGCTTTGAGTTATGCTTTAGCGATCGCTCAAGATGCTGGCTTACATCAAGCTTTACAACAACTTAAAGACCTACTGCCTGATCCAGAACAAAGTAGAGAAAGGGTTCAGACATGGTGGCACAGAAGTTATCCTGCCTGGATGGAACAGTTAAAAACTGCGATCGCCAACCATCGAAACATTGAGCATCACTGGCACTTCAGCCCACAGCAACAACAAGTATTGCAACAATATTACGATGCCAATCAGTTGCTTATCGATTGCCTTAATAGCAACTGTGAGATCACAGAGGTTGTGCGCCAGGAGATTGAAGCTAGTTTGTTGTTGCCGAGAAAAGAACTCTTAGAGCGGGAATGGTAG
- the ribD gene encoding bifunctional diaminohydroxyphosphoribosylaminopyrimidine deaminase/5-amino-6-(5-phosphoribosylamino)uracil reductase RibD, which translates to MDNFPVVAQADASLPNHTQENIHLVESAVGSNSPPKEKVGSDFDSRMMLRCLELARRALGRTSPNPLVGAVIVKDGEIVGEGFHPRAGEPHAEVFALKAAGDRARGATIYVSLEPCNHYGRTPPCSEGLIEAGVAKVVVGMVDPNPLVAGGGIARLRAAGIEVLVGVEESACCQLNEAFIHRILYKRPLGILKYAMTLDGKIATTSGHSAWVTSQEARNEVHQLRAGCDAIIVGGNTVRQDNPYLTSHQVEAHNPLRVVMSRHLNLPESAHLWQTADAPTLVLTQEGANPDFQKLLLKQGVEVVELTSLTPDKAMAYLYERGFCSVLWECGGTLAASAIAQGAVQKVLAFIAPKIIGGSIAPTPVGDLGFTTMTEALSLERVRWRVVGSDCLVEGYFPQKANSQ; encoded by the coding sequence ATGGATAATTTCCCAGTGGTCGCTCAAGCAGATGCATCCTTACCAAATCACACTCAGGAAAATATACATCTAGTGGAGTCAGCAGTTGGATCGAATTCACCACCGAAGGAAAAGGTAGGAAGTGACTTTGACTCTCGCATGATGCTGCGGTGTTTGGAACTTGCTCGCCGTGCTTTAGGGCGTACTTCGCCAAATCCGCTAGTGGGAGCGGTGATTGTCAAGGATGGCGAGATTGTCGGCGAAGGGTTTCATCCCCGCGCAGGTGAGCCTCATGCAGAAGTGTTTGCTTTGAAAGCAGCAGGCGATCGCGCTCGTGGTGCAACAATCTATGTGTCACTCGAACCTTGCAACCACTACGGACGTACTCCCCCTTGTTCGGAAGGATTGATCGAAGCAGGGGTGGCAAAAGTAGTAGTGGGTATGGTTGATCCCAATCCCCTGGTAGCTGGAGGTGGAATTGCCCGTTTACGTGCGGCGGGGATCGAAGTGTTGGTAGGAGTAGAAGAGTCAGCTTGTTGTCAACTAAATGAAGCTTTTATCCATCGCATTCTCTACAAGCGACCTTTGGGAATTTTAAAATATGCCATGACTTTAGATGGCAAAATTGCCACTACCTCTGGTCACAGTGCTTGGGTGACAAGCCAAGAGGCCCGCAATGAAGTACATCAGTTGCGGGCGGGTTGCGATGCCATAATTGTCGGTGGTAACACAGTCAGACAAGATAATCCTTATTTAACCAGCCATCAGGTGGAGGCACATAATCCCCTGCGGGTGGTGATGAGTCGCCATCTCAACTTACCGGAAAGTGCCCATTTGTGGCAAACTGCGGATGCTCCAACTTTGGTGTTGACACAAGAGGGTGCTAATCCCGACTTCCAAAAACTGTTGCTCAAGCAGGGGGTGGAAGTGGTTGAATTAACGTCACTTACACCAGATAAGGCAATGGCGTACTTATATGAACGGGGTTTTTGTAGCGTGTTGTGGGAGTGTGGTGGTACCTTAGCTGCTAGTGCGATCGCTCAAGGAGCAGTGCAAAAAGTTCTAGCATTTATCGCCCCGAAAATCATTGGTGGTAGCATTGCTCCCACACCTGTGGGCGATTTAGGTTTTACCACCATGACTGAGGCGTTGTCTCTAGAACGTGTTCGTTGGCGTGTAGTCGGCTCTGACTGCTTAGTGGAAGGTTATTTTCCCCAAAAAGCCAATAGTCAATAG
- a CDS encoding chemotaxis protein CheB produces MTSDQPSEQLVSESTATEAFDIEQQDNKDALFPIVGIAASAGGLEAFTEVLRHLLTDTGMAFVLIQHLDPNHKSLLSEILGRTTTMPVNEVRDGVTVEPNQVYIIPPNTKMMLSGGVLQLTPREKVHGKYMPADAFFTSLAADRGHKAIAVVLSGADGDGSLGLKAIKAAGGVTFAQCEDTAKFDSMPNTAVATGNVDFVLPPQKIAEELVNLSRNPFISNSLPAIAVEKLPEQGDALATIFVLLRSQTGVDFSHYKPNTLDRRIQRRMLLYKLERLEDYAEYLQKNPSEVKALYEEILIHVTHFFRDPEAFELLKQRVFPTIIQNKSAELPIRIWVAGCSTGEEVYSIAISLLEFLSNKVTSPPIQIFATDISEIAIDKARTGIYAENQMVEVSPESRRRFFNALEGGGYQISKAVRELCVFARQDLGSDPPFSNLDLISCRNVLIYLDETLQKRILPIFHYSLNPTGFLLLGTSESTGKYSELFTLIDKKYKIYTKKLTGIRPTFSFITSNYPIVKVDESKPTNENPSDEFDLERKTDQLILNRYAPVGVVINDKMEVLQFRGEIDLYLKLVPGKPSLNLFKMVREGLLIELRATIYQAQRQKILVRREGLQIEEGDLAKIINLEVIPFNPGTGEELYFLVLFESAPLTINNSSTVNPESEEQSDLAQEIVRLNLELATAIKERTATQEYLQAVIQEQEHINQDLKVANEEILSSNEELQSTNEELETAKEEIQATNEELNTTNEELRSRNQELHQVNNDLTNLLASINIPILILTLDLRIRRFTPMAQRLFNLIPTDAGRPLSDIRANLDVPELETLILEVLDTLSIKELEVQTLGGHWYNLRIRPYRTTENKIDGVVLVLIDIDVLKRSAVTLEQARNYAEAIVETVQVPLIVLDADFRVNKANRSFYETFQVSPSETAQSLIFELGNGQWNLPGLRSLLEEILANDTSINNWEIEHSFERIGEKTMLLNGWKIIEQGEAQRILLTIEDISDRKQLELERSKLLAQEQSARQQAEIANRAKDEFLSNLSHELRNPLNTILGWAQLFRTRNLDSEAVIRAWEVVERSAKVQAQLIDDMLDVSRITSGKLHLNTRLIDLVSVVNAAIESIQFSAEAKSIEIVSNLNSATIVGDFDRLQQVLWNLLSNAIKFTPVGGRVGIMLEAVSTHAELRVSDTGIGIREDLLPYIFDRFRQGDSSSSKTSQGLGLGLSIVRHLIELHGGTVQAQSPGEGLGTTIAIRLPLRSIPPEITPPTYLEPSVLSETQHTLNGKNPPLSLKGLCILAVDDQADSRDLIKSMLEEFGAEVVIVTSTREAIAALTESPGKYDVLLADIGMPEEDGFSLIRQVRGLEAEAGGQIPAAAITAYATEQERQRAIDAGFQTHLAKPIELSELVLMIANLSGRGTGNS; encoded by the coding sequence ATGACATCCGATCAACCCTCTGAGCAACTTGTATCTGAATCTACCGCTACTGAAGCGTTCGACATAGAGCAGCAAGACAACAAAGATGCATTATTTCCCATCGTTGGCATTGCCGCCTCTGCGGGTGGATTAGAGGCATTTACGGAGGTACTCAGGCATTTGCTTACCGATACAGGGATGGCATTTGTACTGATTCAACACTTAGATCCTAACCACAAGAGTCTGTTGAGCGAGATTCTAGGAAGAACAACTACAATGCCCGTCAATGAAGTGCGAGACGGCGTGACTGTGGAACCTAACCAAGTCTACATTATTCCGCCTAACACTAAGATGATGTTGTCTGGTGGAGTGTTGCAACTCACTCCGCGAGAGAAAGTTCATGGTAAATATATGCCTGCTGATGCGTTCTTTACTTCATTGGCAGCAGATCGAGGGCACAAAGCGATCGCAGTTGTTCTATCTGGAGCAGATGGAGATGGTTCACTGGGGTTAAAGGCAATCAAGGCAGCTGGAGGCGTGACTTTTGCTCAGTGTGAAGACACGGCAAAATTCGATAGTATGCCCAATACTGCTGTTGCCACCGGGAATGTCGATTTTGTACTACCGCCGCAAAAAATCGCCGAGGAACTGGTAAATCTCAGTCGCAATCCTTTTATTTCTAACTCTTTGCCAGCGATCGCAGTTGAGAAGTTGCCCGAACAGGGAGATGCCCTGGCGACTATATTTGTCTTATTGCGATCGCAAACTGGCGTTGATTTCAGCCACTACAAACCCAACACCCTCGATCGCCGCATCCAGAGGCGAATGCTGTTGTATAAACTAGAACGCTTGGAGGATTATGCCGAGTATTTGCAAAAGAATCCGAGTGAAGTCAAGGCGCTGTATGAAGAAATTCTGATCCATGTAACCCATTTTTTCCGCGATCCCGAAGCATTTGAACTGTTGAAACAGCGAGTCTTTCCTACCATCATCCAAAATAAATCAGCAGAGTTGCCGATTCGGATTTGGGTAGCTGGGTGTTCGACGGGTGAAGAAGTCTATTCCATCGCGATCTCCTTGCTGGAGTTTTTGTCAAATAAAGTCACCTCGCCGCCGATCCAAATTTTTGCTACAGACATCAGCGAGATCGCGATTGACAAAGCGAGAACGGGTATTTATGCAGAGAATCAAATGGTGGAAGTCTCACCAGAGAGCCGCCGCAGATTTTTTAATGCCCTTGAAGGCGGTGGATATCAAATTAGCAAAGCTGTCCGCGAACTGTGTGTGTTTGCTAGGCAAGACTTGGGCAGTGATCCCCCTTTTTCTAACTTAGATTTAATTAGCTGCCGGAATGTACTGATTTACTTGGACGAAACGTTGCAAAAACGGATATTGCCCATCTTTCATTACAGTCTTAATCCGACTGGCTTCTTGCTGCTAGGGACTTCAGAAAGCACAGGTAAATATTCGGAATTGTTTACTCTAATTGACAAAAAGTATAAAATCTATACCAAAAAGCTAACTGGAATTCGTCCAACTTTTTCGTTCATTACCAGCAATTATCCGATAGTAAAAGTGGACGAATCAAAGCCGACCAATGAGAATCCATCGGATGAGTTTGACTTAGAGAGAAAAACTGACCAACTAATCTTGAATCGCTATGCCCCAGTGGGTGTGGTGATCAACGACAAGATGGAAGTGCTGCAATTTCGGGGAGAAATCGATCTCTACCTCAAACTTGTACCAGGGAAACCGAGTCTTAACTTATTCAAAATGGTGCGCGAGGGTTTGCTCATCGAGCTACGGGCGACAATTTATCAGGCACAACGGCAAAAAATTCTCGTTAGAAGAGAAGGGTTACAAATTGAAGAGGGTGATCTGGCAAAAATCATCAATCTTGAGGTGATTCCATTCAACCCTGGGACTGGCGAAGAACTCTACTTTCTGGTTTTATTTGAATCAGCACCACTCACAATTAACAACTCCAGCACAGTAAATCCTGAGAGCGAAGAGCAGTCAGACTTAGCGCAGGAGATTGTTCGGCTAAACCTTGAACTTGCAACCGCCATCAAAGAGCGGACTGCAACTCAAGAATATCTGCAAGCGGTGATCCAAGAGCAGGAGCATATCAATCAAGACCTGAAAGTTGCCAATGAAGAAATCCTCTCTAGTAATGAAGAGTTGCAAAGCACCAATGAGGAGCTAGAAACTGCCAAAGAAGAGATTCAGGCAACCAACGAAGAACTCAACACCACTAATGAAGAACTTCGTAGTCGAAATCAGGAATTACACCAAGTTAATAACGATCTCACGAATTTGCTTGCCAGTATTAATATTCCCATTTTGATATTGACTTTGGACTTACGCATTCGACGTTTTACGCCAATGGCGCAGCGACTTTTCAATTTGATTCCCACCGATGCTGGACGACCTTTGAGCGACATCAGAGCAAATCTCGATGTTCCTGAGTTAGAAACTCTAATTTTGGAGGTTCTGGACACACTCAGCATCAAAGAATTAGAAGTCCAAACTCTGGGGGGACATTGGTACAACCTCCGCATCCGTCCTTATCGCACTACAGAAAACAAGATTGACGGTGTAGTGTTGGTGTTAATAGATATTGATGTTCTTAAACGCAGTGCCGTAACCTTAGAACAAGCCAGAAATTATGCTGAAGCGATTGTGGAGACGGTACAAGTGCCGTTAATCGTCCTTGATGCTGATTTCCGGGTGAACAAAGCCAATCGCTCGTTTTATGAAACATTTCAGGTTTCACCATCAGAGACAGCGCAATCTCTGATTTTTGAACTAGGAAACGGTCAATGGAACCTGCCCGGATTGCGATCGCTTTTAGAAGAAATTCTCGCCAACGATACCAGTATTAACAACTGGGAAATAGAGCATAGTTTTGAGCGGATTGGGGAGAAAACCATGCTGCTCAATGGTTGGAAAATTATTGAACAGGGCGAGGCTCAAAGGATTTTACTGACGATTGAAGATATTAGCGATCGCAAACAGTTAGAGTTAGAGCGATCTAAGCTACTAGCACAGGAGCAGTCAGCCCGTCAACAGGCGGAAATTGCCAACCGAGCCAAAGATGAATTCCTGTCGAACCTCTCCCATGAACTTCGTAACCCGCTTAATACGATACTGGGCTGGGCGCAACTTTTCCGCACCCGCAATTTAGATTCAGAAGCAGTCATTCGTGCCTGGGAAGTGGTGGAGCGGAGTGCTAAGGTGCAAGCTCAGTTAATCGATGATATGCTGGATGTCTCCCGAATTACGAGTGGCAAGCTTCATTTAAATACTCGTCTAATCGATCTAGTTTCAGTAGTGAATGCCGCCATTGAGTCTATCCAATTTTCCGCAGAGGCGAAAAGCATTGAAATTGTTTCAAACTTGAACTCGGCGACGATTGTCGGAGATTTTGACCGTTTACAGCAAGTTCTGTGGAATTTACTTTCTAATGCCATCAAGTTCACTCCAGTCGGTGGGCGAGTGGGAATTATGCTCGAAGCTGTATCTACTCATGCTGAACTTCGAGTCAGCGACACAGGAATTGGCATCCGGGAAGACTTGCTGCCATACATTTTCGATCGCTTCCGCCAAGGAGATTCCAGCAGCAGCAAAACAAGTCAGGGACTTGGATTAGGCTTGTCAATCGTCCGTCATCTGATAGAACTTCACGGTGGAACAGTTCAAGCGCAAAGCCCAGGTGAGGGACTAGGAACCACGATCGCCATCAGGCTACCTCTGCGCTCAATACCGCCGGAAATTACACCGCCAACTTATTTAGAGCCGAGCGTTTTGTCAGAGACTCAGCACACATTAAATGGTAAAAATCCACCCTTGAGCCTTAAAGGATTATGCATCTTGGCTGTAGACGATCAAGCGGATAGCCGCGACTTAATCAAGTCGATGTTAGAAGAGTTTGGGGCTGAAGTAGTAATTGTGACATCGACAAGGGAAGCGATCGCTGCTTTAACTGAATCTCCTGGCAAATATGATGTGCTTTTAGCAGATATTGGGATGCCAGAGGAGGATGGTTTTTCCCTGATTCGTCAGGTGAGAGGGCTTGAAGCTGAAGCTGGGGGACAAATTCCAGCAGCAGCAATCACTGCCTATGCCACCGAACAAGAGCGGCAAAGGGCGATCGATGCTGGTTTTCAAACGCATCTAGCTAAACCGATTGAGCTTAGTGAATTGGTATTGATGATTGCAAATTTGAGTGGACGAGGGACAGGTAATTCGTAA
- the cruF gene encoding gamma-carotene 1'-hydroxylase CruF, protein MRQLVIAERVSLIGHIVSTVFGLVGILLVIPNAQVIFNLSELAQTAIQWSMAGGGVVYMILGAAGVFLYATRILGLGRALAFLLPSVFISLGSELLGTSTGFPFGHYSYLSGLGYKIAGLVPFTIPLSWFYLGFVSYLLARAGLEVDKKPNLWRHISAIALGALLLTSWDFVLDPAMSQTSLPFWYWQQPGPFFGMPYQNFAGWLGTSSVFMAVTALLWRNNPINWERSQLNIPFAVYLSNFGFATVMSLTSGFFVPVLLGLLLGVTPAVLLWLKSSSTPVQVLMEPAEISVARVKVAAK, encoded by the coding sequence ATGAGACAACTTGTTATTGCTGAACGCGTAAGCCTCATTGGTCATATCGTATCAACAGTATTTGGATTGGTAGGAATACTACTGGTTATACCTAATGCCCAAGTGATTTTTAACTTATCCGAGCTTGCACAAACTGCCATTCAATGGAGTATGGCAGGAGGTGGTGTAGTTTATATGATTTTAGGTGCGGCAGGTGTTTTCTTATATGCCACGAGGATTTTAGGTTTAGGTCGCGCCTTAGCATTTCTGTTGCCATCAGTATTTATTTCTCTAGGAAGTGAATTACTAGGAACCAGTACTGGTTTTCCATTTGGTCATTATAGTTACCTAAGCGGTTTAGGTTATAAGATTGCGGGTTTAGTCCCATTTACAATCCCCTTGTCGTGGTTTTATTTGGGATTTGTTTCTTACCTGCTGGCACGTGCAGGTTTAGAAGTGGACAAAAAACCCAACTTGTGGCGGCATATAAGTGCGATCGCTTTGGGTGCTTTGTTACTAACCTCCTGGGATTTTGTTCTCGATCCGGCAATGAGTCAAACTTCTCTACCCTTTTGGTATTGGCAACAACCAGGCCCCTTCTTTGGAATGCCTTACCAAAATTTTGCGGGGTGGCTGGGTACTAGTTCAGTATTTATGGCTGTGACTGCACTGTTGTGGAGAAATAATCCAATTAACTGGGAGCGATCGCAACTTAATATACCTTTTGCAGTTTATTTAAGTAACTTTGGTTTCGCTACAGTCATGAGCTTAACATCTGGATTCTTTGTACCCGTGTTGCTAGGCTTGTTGCTGGGTGTAACTCCCGCAGTGCTGCTGTGGTTGAAAAGCTCATCTACACCTGTCCAAGTTCTCATGGAACCAGCAGAAATCTCTGTAGCTAGAGTCAAAGTTGCAGCGAAATGA